The Girardinichthys multiradiatus isolate DD_20200921_A chromosome 6, DD_fGirMul_XY1, whole genome shotgun sequence genome window below encodes:
- the LOC124869517 gene encoding NAD-dependent protein deacylase sirtuin-5, mitochondrial-like, which yields MLLKTRAVFSPGLRMCATHVMTGPTTVIESGRPSSDMSEFRKAFTKAKNIAIITGAGVSAESGVPTFRGEHEKWRKWHSQDLASPEAFNRNPSRVWEFYHYRRQLVLDKKPSAVHFAIAECEARLKKQGRSVVVITQCQDDLHRQAGSKHVLRIHGSLLETRCMSCGQLTVNKQSPICAALKGKGAPGGDVPDAQIPVDKLPRCEERDCHGLLRPNVVFFGETLDSHILTKVEKEIEICDLCLVVGTSSIVYPAAMFGPRVASRGVPVAEFNMNTTPKTEYFMYHFQGPCGTTLPPALAPHESEEL from the exons ATGCTTCTCAAAACCCGAGCTGTCTTTTCACCTGGTCTTCGCATGTGCGCCACACATGTGATGACAGGGCCGACGACAGTGATTGAATCAGGAAGACCCAGTTCAG ACATGTCTGAATTCCGAAAGGCCTTCACTAAAGCCAAGAACATAGCAATCATCACCGGAGCGGGCGTGAGCGCAGAGAGTGGAGTACCAACTTTCAGGGGAGAACATGAGAAGTGGAGGAAGTGGCATTCTCAG GACCTTGCTTCTCCAGAAGCCTTCAACCGTAACCCGTCTCGGGTCTGGGAGTTTTACCATTACAGGAGGCAGCTCGTGTTGGACAAGAAGCCCAGCGCCGTCCATTTTGCCATAGCAGAGTGCGAAGCTCGTCTGAAGAAGCAGGGACGCTCTGTGGTAGTTATCACCCAGTGCCAAGACGATTTGCACCGACAGGCTGGGTCAAAACATGTGCTCAGGATACACG GCAGTCTGCTGGAAACACGCTGTATGAGTTGTGGACAACTGACTGTGAACAAGCAAAGTCCCATATGTGCCGCCTTAAAGGGCAAAGG agcACCTGGCGGAGATGTTCCGGATGCACAGATTCCTGTGGATAAACTGCCAAG ATGCGAGGAGAGAGACTGCCATGGTCTTCTGAGGCCCAATGTGGTCTTCTTTGGAGAGACTCTGGACTCTCACATCCTGACGAAGGTTGAAAAGGAAATAGAAATCTGTGATCTCTGCCTGGTG GTGGGGACGTCATCCATTGTTTACCCAGCAGCCATGTTTGGTCCACGGGTTGCATCCAGAGGTGTTCCAGTGGCAGAGTTTAACATGAATACAACACCCAAAACTGAATATTTCAT GTACCATTTCCAGGGTCCATGTGGAACCACGCTGCCTCCAGCTCTGGCACCGCATGAGTCAGAGGAGTTGTAA